The Bacillus sp. Y1 genome has a window encoding:
- a CDS encoding DUF3055 domain-containing protein: MGDRFFLYDELVNTKTRFISFMGENTRFDLAIIQSDRYYGKHIVLDIQGSRFAIIGPDDLKEEGYLEYAFQLSEEDAEELRSFLMELT, translated from the coding sequence ATGGGAGATCGTTTTTTTCTATATGATGAATTAGTGAATACAAAAACACGTTTTATAAGCTTTATGGGTGAAAACACTCGATTTGACTTAGCCATTATTCAATCAGATAGATATTATGGCAAACATATTGTTCTTGATATTCAAGGTAGTCGATTTGCGATCATTGGTCCAGATGATTTAAAAGAAGAAGGATATTTAGAGTATGCTTTTCAGCTTTCTGAGGAAGATGCGGAAGAATTACGTTCCTTTTTAATGGAATTAACGTAA
- a CDS encoding cytosolic protein, with protein MSDEKYTDFSNVEVGRSYIPPQQTPEGPYGSPYKADEPLQGKQELAGVTEQRSYSAFNYENKTLHEGLPRQMDGAHPTHDDPTRDTQAPYKNNPFMDEK; from the coding sequence ATGAGTGATGAGAAGTATACAGATTTTTCAAATGTAGAGGTTGGGAGAAGTTATATTCCTCCTCAACAAACACCAGAAGGTCCATATGGCTCTCCTTATAAGGCAGACGAGCCTCTACAAGGCAAACAGGAACTTGCAGGGGTAACGGAACAGCGTTCTTATAGTGCATTCAATTACGAAAATAAAACGCTCCATGAGGGGCTCCCTAGACAAATGGACGGAGCACATCCAACACATGATGATCCAACAAGGGATACTCAGGCTCCTTATAAGAATAATCCATTCATGGACGAAAAATGA
- a CDS encoding YutD family protein, protein MICIGNICYEVVEERTNGFNEEAFKARYSDILTKYDYIVGDWGYGQLRLRGFFEDSNHKATFDTKISTLTEYLYEYCNFGCPYFVAKRVKNTNTIKNDV, encoded by the coding sequence ATGATCTGTATCGGGAATATATGTTACGAAGTTGTAGAAGAACGAACAAATGGATTCAATGAAGAGGCCTTTAAGGCTCGTTACAGCGATATATTAACGAAGTATGACTATATCGTGGGTGATTGGGGTTACGGTCAACTCCGTCTACGAGGGTTCTTTGAGGATAGTAATCATAAAGCAACATTTGACACGAAAATCAGTACATTAACAGAATATCTGTATGAATACTGTAACTTTGGGTGTCCCTACTTTGTAGCTAAGCGTGTAAAAAATACCAATACGATAAAAAATGACGTGTAG
- a CDS encoding YhcN/YlaJ family sporulation lipoprotein, which yields MKNSMIILGICAMTTLTACQNNLGRDDVQNERSNALSVNDPTGDIYNRDKNSSEDFGYVRHKKDEMARTQSQNHYAAIDREKVADIIGEYCTDVPNVDDISTLVTDEEVLIVYHTDSSDRNLTADQVKRMAMSVIPRWYHVYVSDNEALRPNVENFANLGPNSANTETGINQLIKQMLASPQGKSMSTGENANGEAQGELNEEMDKDDISQQMKAKMNQ from the coding sequence TTGAAAAACTCAATGATAATCCTTGGAATTTGTGCAATGACAACACTTACTGCTTGTCAAAATAATCTTGGGCGTGATGATGTTCAGAACGAACGAAGCAATGCACTAAGCGTTAATGACCCAACTGGGGATATATACAATCGAGATAAGAATAGCTCTGAAGATTTTGGCTATGTAAGACATAAAAAGGACGAAATGGCTCGTACACAGTCCCAAAATCACTATGCTGCCATTGATCGTGAAAAGGTGGCCGATATCATCGGTGAGTATTGCACAGATGTTCCTAATGTAGACGATATCTCCACATTAGTAACAGATGAGGAAGTTCTCATAGTGTACCATACCGATTCTAGTGATCGTAATTTAACAGCTGACCAAGTAAAGCGTATGGCTATGTCCGTTATACCGAGATGGTACCATGTATATGTTAGTGATAATGAAGCACTTCGTCCAAATGTAGAGAATTTTGCCAACCTCGGTCCGAATAGTGCAAATACGGAAACTGGAATCAACCAGCTCATTAAGCAAATGCTAGCTTCTCCTCAAGGAAAAAGCATGAGCACAGGTGAAAATGCGAATGGTGAAGCCCAGGGAGAGCTTAATGAAGAAATGGACAAAGATGATATAAGCCAACAGATGAAGGCGAAAATGAACCAATAA
- the lipA gene encoding lipoyl synthase: protein MSKNQEHLRKPEWLKIKLNTNENYTGLKKMMREKKLHTVCEEAKCPNIHECWAVRRTATFMILGDICTRACRFCAVKTGLPTELDLQEPERVADSVVLMNLKHVVVTAVARDDLKDGGAAVFAETVRAIRRKSPFTSIEVLPSDMGGVEENLRMLMDARPDILNHNIETVKRLSDRVRARAKYDRSLEFLRRAKEMQPDIPTKSSIMIGLGETKEDLLEAMDDLRANNVDILTIGQYLQPSKKHLPVEKYYRPEEFAELKEIALSKGFSHCEAGPLVRSSYHADEQVNAAAKHKQLLGEKEAKEA, encoded by the coding sequence TTGAGCAAAAACCAAGAACATTTACGTAAACCCGAGTGGTTGAAAATTAAATTAAACACGAACGAAAATTATACAGGCTTGAAAAAAATGATGAGAGAAAAAAAGCTTCATACCGTTTGTGAAGAAGCAAAATGCCCTAATATTCATGAATGTTGGGCTGTTAGACGTACTGCTACATTTATGATCCTAGGTGATATTTGTACTCGTGCTTGTCGTTTCTGTGCGGTTAAAACTGGTCTTCCGACAGAACTCGACCTTCAAGAACCAGAACGTGTGGCTGATTCTGTTGTGTTAATGAACCTAAAGCATGTGGTTGTTACAGCTGTAGCGCGTGATGACTTAAAAGACGGTGGCGCAGCAGTATTTGCTGAAACCGTTCGTGCCATTCGCAGAAAGAGCCCTTTCACAAGTATTGAAGTACTTCCGTCTGATATGGGTGGAGTAGAAGAGAATCTTCGTATGCTAATGGATGCGCGCCCTGACATCTTGAATCATAATATTGAAACGGTGAAACGCTTATCGGATCGTGTGAGAGCACGTGCAAAATACGACCGTTCACTTGAGTTCTTAAGAAGAGCAAAGGAAATGCAACCGGATATTCCTACAAAGTCTTCCATTATGATTGGTCTAGGTGAAACAAAGGAAGACCTACTTGAAGCAATGGATGATTTACGAGCAAATAACGTTGATATTTTAACAATTGGGCAGTATCTGCAGCCGTCTAAAAAGCATCTGCCAGTTGAAAAATACTACCGCCCTGAAGAATTTGCTGAACTAAAGGAAATTGCCCTTAGCAAAGGCTTTAGCCACTGTGAAGCTGGTCCGCTTGTACGTTCCTCTTACCATGCAGATGAGCAGGTAAATGCAGCAGCTAAACACAAGCAATTATTAGGTGAAAAAGAAGCGAAGGAAGCATAA
- a CDS encoding M23 family metallopeptidase — MMLLLPSDRYAHAETDQQTIYAKRLELYKEVEAATNIPWYYMAAVDQYERSLRQSRRDLPKAEGLTGIYYKPEEWVGPLNPNLEDENPMSIKYFNGFGVDGNGDGKASLKDDEDVLFAFANFILSYGTDHDNIKIGLWDYYKRDKTVGIIIGKSEIYKKYGRLDLDSHAFPVPLRSDYSYRNTWGDARGWGGRRMHEGTDIFAHYGVPVRATSYGIVEMKGWNRFGGWRIGIRDINNNYHYFAHLSGFSKDLKVGQIVEPGMVIGGVGSSGYGPPGTSGKFPPHLHYGMYRDNGYTEWSYDPFPHLKLWERQERASKRKK, encoded by the coding sequence ATGATGCTATTATTACCTTCTGATCGATATGCACACGCTGAAACCGATCAACAGACCATTTATGCAAAGCGACTCGAGCTATATAAAGAAGTTGAAGCAGCTACCAATATTCCTTGGTACTATATGGCCGCTGTTGACCAATATGAAAGAAGTCTTAGGCAGTCTCGACGTGATTTGCCGAAAGCAGAGGGTCTTACTGGCATTTACTACAAACCAGAGGAATGGGTTGGCCCGCTGAACCCAAATCTTGAAGATGAGAATCCGATGTCCATTAAGTACTTTAATGGTTTTGGAGTCGATGGGAACGGGGATGGCAAGGCAAGTTTGAAAGATGACGAAGATGTTCTATTTGCTTTTGCAAACTTCATCCTATCTTACGGGACGGACCATGATAATATAAAGATTGGTCTTTGGGATTATTATAAACGAGATAAAACAGTAGGGATTATTATCGGAAAGTCCGAAATTTATAAAAAATATGGTCGACTGGATCTTGATAGTCACGCCTTTCCAGTACCTCTTAGATCCGATTATAGCTATCGAAACACATGGGGAGACGCTCGTGGCTGGGGTGGACGACGCATGCATGAAGGAACAGATATTTTTGCCCATTATGGTGTTCCTGTTCGCGCAACCTCATATGGTATTGTTGAGATGAAAGGCTGGAACCGTTTTGGCGGCTGGCGAATCGGGATACGTGATATTAACAATAACTATCATTATTTTGCCCATTTAAGCGGCTTTAGTAAGGACTTAAAGGTAGGACAAATCGTTGAACCTGGAATGGTCATTGGCGGTGTCGGAAGTTCTGGTTATGGACCTCCTGGTACGTCAGGTAAATTCCCACCACATCTTCATTATGGAATGTATCGTGATAATGGATATACAGAATGGAGCTATGATCCGTTTCCGCATTTAAAACTTTGGGAACGTCAAGAACGTGCAAGTAAAAGAAAAAAATAA
- a CDS encoding methionine/alanine import family NSS transporter small subunit gives MSTSAIVMMVLGMVILWGGLAASIANAVSKTKKAN, from the coding sequence ATGTCAACCAGTGCGATTGTTATGATGGTTTTGGGTATGGTCATTCTATGGGGTGGATTAGCAGCTAGTATTGCTAATGCAGTTTCCAAAACGAAAAAGGCAAATTAA
- a CDS encoding sodium-dependent transporter — protein sequence MDNRPQWGTRAGFIMAAVGSAVGLGNIWRFPAVAYENGGGAFFLPYLFAILTAGIPLLVLEFTLGHKYRGSAPLTFARLNKKTEWLGWWQVAISFVISTYYAVIIAWAMSFAYFSFGEKWGKDPGAFLFGDYLKLAEAPGQVGSIVPSVFIPLVLVWVIALGVLFKGVKKGIEAANKIFIPALVILFLVIVVRAVTLDGAAQGLDAFFKPNWSLIAEPKVWVAAYGQIFFSLSIGFAIMVTYSSYLPKKTDLTNNAFITAFANSGFELLAGIGVFAALGFMAQQQGVAVSEVVAGGVGLAFVVFPQIISEFPAFNGLLGSIFFLCLVLAGLTSLISIIETYVAGIQDKFKVSRNKAVAIGGGISAVISILFATQGGLYFLDAADYFINQFGIVVAGFVEVVLVAWVLREMKDLQQHADSMSDMLLGAWWKICLGVITPVVLGYMMIQNFINNLKENYEGYPTSFLLYTGWGVAVAAIVVGFVFAAFKWQKGALDLPSTDSKGVSK from the coding sequence ATGGATAATCGTCCACAATGGGGGACTCGTGCAGGTTTTATCATGGCAGCAGTTGGATCAGCTGTAGGATTAGGAAATATCTGGCGTTTTCCCGCAGTAGCTTATGAAAATGGAGGAGGAGCATTCTTTTTACCGTACTTATTCGCTATTTTAACTGCTGGTATCCCGCTTCTCGTTCTAGAGTTTACACTAGGTCATAAATATCGCGGATCAGCTCCATTAACATTCGCTCGTCTAAACAAGAAAACTGAATGGCTTGGCTGGTGGCAAGTTGCGATTTCATTTGTTATCTCAACATACTATGCTGTTATTATCGCTTGGGCAATGTCATTTGCTTACTTCTCTTTCGGAGAAAAATGGGGCAAGGATCCAGGAGCATTCTTATTCGGAGACTATTTAAAGCTTGCTGAAGCACCAGGACAGGTTGGTAGCATCGTTCCTAGCGTTTTTATTCCTTTAGTACTAGTTTGGGTAATTGCACTTGGTGTTCTTTTCAAAGGTGTTAAAAAGGGTATTGAAGCAGCGAACAAGATCTTTATTCCGGCACTAGTTATTTTATTCCTTGTAATCGTTGTTCGCGCTGTAACATTAGATGGAGCTGCTCAAGGTTTGGATGCATTCTTCAAGCCAAACTGGAGCTTAATTGCAGAACCTAAGGTTTGGGTTGCTGCATACGGTCAAATTTTCTTCAGCTTATCCATTGGTTTTGCGATTATGGTTACGTATTCTAGTTATCTACCAAAGAAGACAGATTTAACAAATAATGCATTTATCACTGCTTTTGCTAACTCTGGTTTTGAATTATTAGCAGGTATTGGAGTATTTGCTGCACTAGGTTTTATGGCCCAACAACAAGGTGTGGCTGTCAGTGAGGTAGTTGCAGGTGGAGTAGGGTTAGCTTTCGTAGTTTTCCCGCAAATCATTAGTGAATTCCCTGCATTTAACGGTCTTTTAGGATCTATTTTCTTCCTATGTTTAGTATTAGCAGGTTTAACATCTTTAATTTCAATCATTGAAACATATGTAGCTGGTATTCAAGACAAATTTAAAGTATCACGTAACAAAGCGGTAGCAATTGGTGGAGGAATCTCTGCGGTCATTTCGATTCTATTTGCTACTCAAGGTGGATTATACTTCCTTGATGCTGCTGACTATTTCATCAACCAATTTGGTATTGTTGTGGCTGGTTTTGTTGAAGTAGTGTTGGTAGCATGGGTACTACGTGAAATGAAGGATCTTCAACAGCACGCTGATAGCATGTCAGATATGCTATTAGGTGCATGGTGGAAAATCTGCTTAGGAGTTATTACACCAGTTGTTTTAGGATATATGATGATTCAAAACTTCATCAATAACTTAAAAGAAAACTACGAAGGATATCCAACAAGCTTCCTATTATATACAGGTTGGGGTGTTGCAGTAGCTGCAATTGTGGTTGGATTTGTATTCGCTGCTTTCAAGTGGCAAAAAGGAGCATTAGATTTACCTTCAACTGATAGCAAGGGGGTTTCAAAATAA
- the yunB gene encoding sporulation protein YunB, translating into MRKFRGRLPRRGPLPFRYVFLLTFVFFIFSTAAGLWIINEGLKPTLVSYANSQTRKIASLVINNAVSKKITNVMDIKFEETGDGDVVFLNAEHLNRVKAEVTELVQDNIKKAEKGDLSELESFTDIEINTDKKENGIVYYVPLGQATNNALLGNLGPKIPIKFNSIGSVTSTFRTVKEEMGINNTWVEIHVQVEVKVQIIIPFATEIITVKEDVPVATGLIKGEVPQFYNGGGGDSGASIELPMDN; encoded by the coding sequence TTGCGTAAATTTCGCGGTCGTCTGCCGCGGAGAGGTCCATTGCCGTTCAGATACGTTTTTTTACTTACCTTCGTGTTCTTCATCTTTTCAACAGCAGCTGGTCTTTGGATAATAAATGAGGGGCTAAAGCCTACACTTGTTAGCTATGCAAACTCACAAACTCGAAAAATTGCTTCACTCGTCATAAATAATGCAGTAAGTAAAAAAATAACAAACGTTATGGATATAAAATTCGAAGAGACCGGTGATGGAGATGTGGTGTTCCTAAACGCAGAACATCTAAACCGTGTGAAAGCAGAAGTAACTGAGTTGGTACAAGACAATATTAAAAAAGCAGAAAAAGGAGACCTCTCAGAGCTTGAATCCTTCACCGATATTGAAATCAATACGGATAAAAAGGAAAACGGTATCGTTTATTATGTTCCATTAGGTCAGGCTACCAATAATGCCCTATTAGGGAACTTAGGGCCAAAAATACCAATAAAATTTAACTCCATAGGTTCAGTAACCTCCACCTTCAGGACAGTGAAAGAAGAAATGGGAATTAATAATACTTGGGTGGAAATTCATGTTCAAGTGGAAGTAAAGGTACAGATCATCATTCCATTTGCTACGGAAATTATTACCGTTAAAGAGGATGTGCCGGTTGCGACTGGTCTAATAAAAGGTGAAGTTCCTCAGTTTTATAACGGTGGCGGCGGTGATTCTGGTGCATCAATTGAGCTGCCAATGGACAACTAA
- a CDS encoding HD-GYP domain-containing protein — MRLVATANVESGTILGKTVRSDKGQILLSEGVELNEKMLNRLQLLGITYIYIKDSVTEGIEYIEVLPDSIRREAVQTIETTFQELQMDSKFNSTFVIEKASKRFKDLIRQLLFELKNNENLLTMLADVYTYDNYIFTHSLHVTMYSLAIGMKLKLPPRDLEILGMGAILHDVGKMKVPCEILQKPGKLTDQEYDEIKKHPEEGFQMLRNVPAMSLIVAHCAYQHHERLNGTGYPRGIEGEDIHQLAKIIAVADVFDAVTSNRVYRDAMLPHHGLEILFAGSGTLFDPKIIEAFRKGVAIYPVGITVILDDGRKGVVSKQNIGVSDRPVVRIIEEDGKSIDPYELDLSKSLTTMIVECDTTFPKKA; from the coding sequence ATGAGACTAGTAGCTACCGCTAATGTAGAATCTGGAACTATACTAGGAAAAACAGTTAGAAGTGATAAAGGTCAGATTTTACTAAGCGAGGGAGTAGAGTTAAACGAAAAAATGCTTAATCGCTTACAACTGCTGGGCATCACCTACATATATATAAAAGATTCTGTAACAGAAGGGATCGAGTATATCGAGGTACTCCCCGATTCGATTCGAAGAGAGGCTGTCCAAACAATTGAAACGACCTTCCAAGAGCTTCAAATGGATAGCAAATTTAATTCCACATTTGTTATTGAAAAAGCGTCAAAAAGATTTAAAGATCTGATTCGACAACTTTTATTTGAGTTGAAAAATAATGAAAATTTGTTAACCATGTTAGCTGATGTCTATACATATGATAACTATATCTTCACACATTCCTTACACGTGACCATGTATTCCCTGGCGATTGGAATGAAGTTAAAGCTTCCTCCTAGAGATCTTGAAATACTAGGGATGGGAGCCATACTTCACGATGTAGGGAAAATGAAAGTACCATGTGAAATTCTTCAGAAGCCTGGGAAATTAACAGATCAAGAATACGATGAGATTAAAAAGCATCCTGAAGAAGGATTCCAAATGCTTCGTAATGTTCCAGCGATGTCCCTAATTGTCGCTCATTGCGCGTATCAGCATCATGAACGGCTAAATGGGACCGGATATCCACGCGGTATCGAAGGCGAAGATATTCATCAGCTTGCGAAAATCATAGCGGTAGCTGATGTGTTTGATGCGGTTACCTCAAATCGTGTGTATCGTGATGCTATGTTACCCCATCATGGCCTAGAAATTTTGTTTGCCGGATCAGGAACCCTTTTTGATCCAAAAATAATAGAGGCATTTCGTAAAGGGGTAGCCATTTACCCTGTTGGAATTACAGTTATACTTGATGATGGCCGTAAAGGAGTTGTATCCAAACAAAATATTGGAGTCAGCGACCGGCCGGTTGTAAGGATCATTGAAGAAGATGGTAAAAGCATTGACCCGTACGAACTAGACCTAAGCAAAAGCTTAACAACAATGATCGTCGAATGCGACACAACCTTTCCTAAAAAAGCGTAA
- a CDS encoding YunC family protein: protein MIELSPIEINGHTFLSVSVKLPKTNLLVVSNDKGYIMCGALDVALLNEKLKDRKVIAGRAVGVKTIEQLLEAPLESVTYEAENLGITRGMLGKDAMLKMI, encoded by the coding sequence GTGATTGAGCTTTCACCTATTGAAATCAATGGACACACTTTTTTAAGTGTATCAGTTAAACTTCCAAAAACGAATTTGCTCGTAGTGAGTAATGATAAAGGATACATCATGTGTGGTGCTCTTGATGTGGCACTTCTCAATGAAAAGCTTAAGGATAGAAAAGTTATTGCCGGTAGAGCAGTTGGTGTTAAAACCATTGAGCAGCTTTTAGAGGCACCTTTAGAATCCGTTACGTATGAAGCGGAAAATTTAGGGATTACAAGGGGTATGCTTGGAAAAGATGCTATGTTAAAAATGATTTAA
- a CDS encoding bifunctional metallophosphatase/5'-nucleotidase — MTLEDIHIYHTNDLHSHFEHWTRISSFLQRRRDLHQSANEDFLLFDIGDHMDRWHPLTDATRGKRNTELLNEVGYTAVTIGNNEGITLSFEDLDTLYQKRTFDVIVANFFTAKGTRPQWVEPYHIYELKNKARVAVIGLTAYFSHFYGQLGWELSEPMEELKRQLAQIKEKADIIILLSHLGIHDDEAIAEQFPEIDVILGAHTHHVFHEGREINGVILGAAGKYGMFVGHITLTIDSETLRVRKKRAIAYDSNKLPYVENEKEEENRLYEEGKALLFTEVARIQEPYRSREVLARLLCETLRSWCNVDSAFLNEGLILRDLPSETVTEYDLLTICPHPINPAVVDLSGAEFQEVIRLALDEEWENMVIKGFGFRGTFMGKMIFEGVEVKHGNNGLSFYINGKKIEREARYQLAIPDMFTFGQLFPEIRRAEHKVFFFPEFMRDLLRWKLQNLQ; from the coding sequence ATGACCTTAGAAGATATCCATATTTATCACACGAATGACCTACATAGCCATTTCGAGCACTGGACAAGAATCAGCTCTTTCTTGCAGAGAAGGAGAGACCTTCATCAAAGTGCAAACGAAGACTTTCTTCTTTTTGACATAGGTGATCATATGGACCGTTGGCATCCTCTTACAGATGCTACACGGGGAAAGCGGAACACCGAGCTATTAAATGAAGTGGGATACACGGCCGTAACGATTGGAAATAATGAAGGAATTACTCTCTCCTTCGAAGACTTAGACACTCTATATCAAAAGAGAACATTTGATGTTATTGTAGCTAATTTTTTTACGGCTAAGGGTACTCGTCCTCAGTGGGTAGAGCCATATCATATTTATGAGCTGAAAAATAAAGCACGTGTTGCTGTTATCGGTTTGACAGCCTATTTTTCACATTTTTATGGACAGCTTGGCTGGGAATTATCCGAACCGATGGAAGAACTAAAGCGCCAGCTAGCACAAATAAAAGAAAAGGCAGACATCATCATTCTCCTCTCTCATTTAGGCATACATGATGATGAAGCCATTGCTGAGCAATTTCCTGAAATTGATGTGATTTTAGGGGCGCATACCCATCATGTGTTTCATGAAGGAAGAGAAATAAATGGTGTCATTCTTGGTGCTGCAGGAAAGTACGGAATGTTTGTTGGCCATATTACACTTACGATTGATAGCGAGACACTTCGCGTGAGGAAAAAGCGAGCAATAGCGTATGATTCAAATAAACTTCCTTATGTTGAAAACGAAAAGGAAGAGGAGAACCGGCTGTATGAAGAAGGAAAGGCGTTGCTTTTTACCGAGGTTGCTAGAATACAAGAGCCTTACCGCTCGAGGGAAGTGTTAGCTCGCCTTCTTTGTGAAACTCTTCGCAGCTGGTGTAACGTAGATAGTGCCTTTTTAAATGAAGGGTTAATATTGCGCGATTTACCAAGTGAAACGGTTACGGAATACGATTTATTAACGATTTGTCCACATCCAATAAATCCTGCGGTGGTCGACCTTTCAGGTGCTGAATTTCAAGAAGTCATCAGACTTGCACTAGATGAGGAATGGGAGAATATGGTGATAAAGGGGTTTGGGTTTCGTGGCACTTTCATGGGGAAAATGATTTTTGAGGGTGTCGAGGTGAAGCATGGGAATAATGGACTCTCTTTTTATATTAATGGTAAGAAAATTGAAAGAGAAGCACGCTATCAATTAGCCATTCCAGACATGTTTACTTTTGGTCAGCTGTTTCCTGAAATTAGAAGAGCGGAGCATAAAGTATTCTTCTTCCCAGAATTTATGCGTGATTTATTGCGCTGGAAGCTTCAAAACTTGCAATAG
- a CDS encoding DUF72 domain-containing protein encodes MIYIGVTGWGDHDRLYGPHSSPRNKLKEYAGFFPTVEVDSSFYAIQPTKNAQRWTRDTPPSFRFIVKAYQGMTGHSRGDIPFESKEQMFQGFKDSLTPYIESEKLAIVLFQLPPWFDCKREHVEYLRWCKKQMGDIPCALEFRHQSWFRPSFYERTIQFMKEEEWIHSICDEPQSGEGSVPTVLESLGKEKLLIRFHGRNVHGWQKRTENWREVRYLYRYNQNELQQWVEHIKKLEKETEHLYIVFNNNSGGDAADNALELIDLLGIEYENLAPRQLDLF; translated from the coding sequence ATGATCTATATTGGAGTGACTGGTTGGGGTGACCATGATCGATTGTACGGTCCACATTCCTCACCTAGAAATAAGTTAAAAGAGTATGCTGGTTTTTTTCCAACTGTCGAAGTCGATTCTTCCTTTTATGCGATACAGCCTACAAAAAATGCGCAAAGATGGACCCGGGATACTCCTCCCTCCTTTCGTTTTATTGTAAAGGCATATCAAGGGATGACTGGGCATTCGAGAGGTGACATTCCTTTTGAAAGCAAAGAGCAAATGTTTCAAGGGTTTAAGGATTCTCTTACACCTTATATAGAAAGCGAAAAGTTAGCTATTGTCTTGTTTCAGTTACCGCCATGGTTTGATTGTAAAAGGGAGCATGTGGAATACTTGCGTTGGTGCAAAAAACAGATGGGTGATATCCCATGCGCTCTCGAATTTCGTCATCAATCGTGGTTTCGTCCTTCCTTTTATGAGCGAACGATTCAATTTATGAAGGAAGAAGAGTGGATTCATAGTATTTGTGATGAACCGCAATCGGGAGAGGGGTCTGTCCCTACTGTGCTCGAATCGCTAGGGAAAGAGAAGCTGTTGATTCGATTTCATGGACGAAACGTACATGGTTGGCAAAAACGTACAGAAAACTGGCGGGAAGTCAGATATTTATATCGGTATAATCAGAATGAATTGCAACAATGGGTAGAGCATATAAAAAAGCTAGAAAAAGAAACGGAACATCTATATATCGTTTTTAATAATAATTCTGGTGGAGATGCCGCTGATAATGCACTTGAGTTGATTGATCTACTCGGAATCGAGTATGAAAACTTAGCTCCTCGCCAGCTTGATTTGTTTTAG